Proteins encoded together in one Labrus mixtus chromosome 18, fLabMix1.1, whole genome shotgun sequence window:
- the gphb5 gene encoding glycoprotein hormone beta-5 codes for MMTLQRNKSEWRPGMVLCWFLLWISLQQNSLHRVSAVNLRRFIGCAVREFTFLAKKPGCGGLHITTDACWGRCETWEKPILDPPYVESHQRVCTYNETRLVTVKLPNCQRNVDPTYTYPVALRCDCGVCLTSTTECITAV; via the exons ATGATGACGCTGCAAAGGAACAAGTCCGAATG GAGGCCTGGCATGGTGCTGTGCTGGTTTCTGCTCTGGATCAGTCTGCAACAAAACTCCCTGCACCGGGTGTCAGCCGTCAACCTGCGGCGCTTCATCGGCTGCGCAGTCCGGGAGTTCACTTTCCTGGCCAAGAAGCCTGGCTGCGGGGGCCTGCACATCACCACGGACGCCTGCTGGGGGCGCTGTGAGACCTGGGAG AAACCTATCCTTGACCCGCCCTACGTTGAGTCGCACCAGCGGGTTTGTACGTACAACGAGACCCGTCTGGTCACTGTGAAACTGCCAAACTGTCAACGGAACGTCGACCCGACGTACACCTACCCGGTCGCCCTGAGATGTGACTGTGGTGTTTGTCTGACCAGCACAACTGAATGTATAACAGCTGTGTAA